The segment GCTGCAATGCTTGATTAATTCGCTTTACAACATTCGGCACACTATTTACAGGATATAGGCTTTGATCCGGATACATTTCCCCAGCCATATTTGCATCTGCCGCCACTTGCCAGCCGCTCAAATAGATTGCTTTTAATCCAGCTTTCACCTGTTGTACCGCCTGGTTCCCGGTAAGAGCTCCTAGTGCATTCACATAACCCTCCTGATGAATAAGATTCCATAATTTTTTAGCACCTCTATTGGCAAGTGTATGTTCAATATCAAGTGAGCCGCGCAAACGAATCACATCCTCTGCCGTATAGGGACGCTCAATACCTACCCAGCGAAAATCATTTTCCCAATCATTATTCAACATTTCTGTACGTCTATTCATTCGTCATTTCCCCCTTTTAATAGCTTTCCATAAGCCGGTAATGTTAGAAATTCCAGTGCATCAGGAGTGAATATTTGCGTAAACTTCTCCTGATCATTGATTTGTACATTTGTTTTCTTCACTAACATATAACCACTCCTTTGTTATAATACATACAGTTATTGTTATATAACAACTTATACAAAAAAATTAATCCTCCTTTTTGGATAGACAGTATTCACATTCAAGCATATAGCTTTGTGGGTCAACATTTTTCCCACCACATTCCGGGCACACAGCAAGTCTTTTCGTTTTTTTCATTTCTTCCCCTCCCTTATGTTATGTAACAGTATGAAAATATCTTTTGTTGTTATAAAACAGTCTATTCGAATTATAGAAAAATTGCAACCCCTTTTTTAAAAAATATATAAAAATGTTATGCTAGTGATTATGTATTAGACGGTTAGAGGTGATCAGAGACTTGAGAAGATTTCATTTTTTTGGTAGCCGTGTTGTAAAAACGGGTGTGTCCATTTTTCTTACGGCATGGATTTGTGAATTATTAGGATGGCCACCGGTATTTGCGGTTATTACAGCAATTGTTACCATAGAACCTACTGTATCGGATTCCATAAAAAAAGGGATTGTTCGTTTTCCTGCGTCGGCTATTGGGTCAGCATATGCCGTATTATTTATCGCTTTATTTGGCAACTCACCACTCACGTATACGCTTGCTGCCGTTTTTACAATCGCTACATGTTTCAGGTTGAAATTGCATGCCGGATTGCTTGTTGCAACACTCACAGCTGTTGCCATGGTCGAGGTTATTCATAGCAATTATTTAATTTCATTTTTTATTCGCCTAGGTACAACAACGGTTGGATTAGCGGTTTCCACAGTGGTAAATATGTTTGTATTACCACCGGATTACACAGAAGACATTATGAAAAATATTCGAGCCATGAGTAAGCGAACAGGAAAAATCGTTGACATTGTTTTCCGGGATATCCTGGAAGATAAACATGATCAGGACACCCTTGAGAAAAATATGGTGGATCAACTTGAAACAAAGATAATGCAAACCGAAACCTTAATTCGTTTTCAAAAAGAAGAATCAAAATAC is part of the Virgibacillus sp. NKC19-16 genome and harbors:
- a CDS encoding YhfH family protein yields the protein MKKTKRLAVCPECGGKNVDPQSYMLECEYCLSKKED
- a CDS encoding aromatic acid exporter family protein: MRRFHFFGSRVVKTGVSIFLTAWICELLGWPPVFAVITAIVTIEPTVSDSIKKGIVRFPASAIGSAYAVLFIALFGNSPLTYTLAAVFTIATCFRLKLHAGLLVATLTAVAMVEVIHSNYLISFFIRLGTTTVGLAVSTVVNMFVLPPDYTEDIMKNIRAMSKRTGKIVDIVFRDILEDKHDQDTLEKNMVDQLETKIMQTETLIRFQKEESKYHPLVGSEKHQFDHAQNQMAQLRLIHYHVDNLINTPLKMNNWSKEEKDIILHAVTELAKALENESYYNPAKHQHELRQLTEIFWEDNEEITRSSKQHPTNFPPELIILYELLSIYNLVTKFYKEQNK